In the Sandaracinus amylolyticus genome, GGGCTCGGCGGCGGCGCGGGGCCCTGACGTCGCGAATCACTCGCTCGAAACGAACGGCGCGCACGACGAGAGTCGGCGCGCCGTTCGCGTTCCTACGGGCACGCGCCGGGCACGACGCGCACTTCGTATCCGCCGGGCGCCTCGCCGATCACGACGAGGTCCGGCAGCTCGTCGCGATCGAGATCCCCGATGGCCACGTCGCGTCCTTCGCCGTCGAGCGCGACCCCGGGCCGCCCGATCAGCGCGCCATTGGGCACGCTGGGATTGCCGAGCACGTAGGGGAACACCGCGGCATCGACGATCACCGCGACGTCGGCCTGCTCGTCGTCGTCGAGCGCACCGAGCGCCATCGCGTCGATCACGCCCGACGCATCGGCGCGCGGCGCGAGCGTGAAGGTGTCTCCGTCGGCGAGGATCAGGCTCAGGCGCGTGGTGCCGATCGCGTTCGTCACGACGTCGTCGTCGCCGTCGCCGTCGAGATCGCCCGACGCGATGTGGCTCCCCGCGCTCACCGTGACCGTCGCGACGCGCGTCGGCGCGCCCACCGCCTGCACGCGATCGATCAGCACCGCGCCCGCGGTGAGGCTGCTCGACGCGAGCCCCGGGGTCCCGTCGGCGAGGGTGAGCGACGCGATCTCGACGATCGGCGGCGCGTTCGCGGCCTCGAGCTCCACGAGCGAGCCCCCGGCGACGTCGAACGCGCGGATCGCGCCGGTCGTGCCGCCCGCCGCGACGTGGATGCGGCCCCCCGCGAACGTCACGCCGAACGCGTTCCCCTCGAAGTCGAGCGTCTGCGCGGCCCCGAGCTTTCCCTCTGCGTTCGTCATGTGCAGCGCGAGCATGCCCGCGGTGCCGACGACCGCTGCGTCGAGGCGCCCGTCCTCGTCGACGTCGCCGAGCGCGAGGTCCGATGCGCTCGTCTCCGACACGACGCTGTCGGTGGGCACGAGCGCGCGCGTGCCGCACCCTCGGGCGTCCGCCTCGGCGGAGAGCACGTGCACGGTCCCATCCGACGTGAGCACGACGACGTCGAGGAAGCCGTCGCCCGTCACGTCCCCGAGCTCGACGTCGATCGGCGCGTCCGCGAAGCTCACGTCGCGCGGCGCACCGAACGTGGCGCTCGCGGCGCACTCCGCGGCGCAGCGCACGCCGCCGTCGGTCCCGGCGTCGGCCATCGCGGCGTCGCTCGAGGCATCACGGTCGGGCTCGCCGCCGTCGTGAGATCCGTCGAGCGGCATCGATGCGTCGACGACGGCGGCATCGATGTCCCCTCCGCCATCGAGCGTGCCGCGCAGGCGATCGAGATCGAGCGAGCAGCCCGTCGCGAGCAGCGCGAGCACGCAGCCCAGCCAGAGCATCTTCCGCATCAGAACGTCGCCTCCAGCGCGAGCGATGTCGGGCCCACGCGCAGCGCGACCGCGCGCTCCTCGTCGTCACCGCCCATCGGGATCTCGAGCACGAGCACCACGACCGCGGCCGCCGCGAGCGCGAGCGACGAGGCCAACAGCACGTTGGTCACCGTGACCTGGGTGTCCACGCCGCTCCCCTCGATCTCGTCGTCGGTGCACCCGCCGCGCATCGCGAAGCACCCGCGCTCGAGCCCCTCGTAGCGAGAGTTGGCGTCGACCCACGACCACACCGCGATGCCGCCCGTGACCAGCGCGAGCCCTCCCAGGATCGACGAGCCGATCGGAACGAAATCTCTTCCGCTCGCGGGCTCGGCGGCGATCGGCGCGGGCTCGCTCGGGAGCGCGCTCGGCTCGGGGTCGGGCGCCTCGAGCGGCGTCTCTTCTTCCGGCGCCGGCTCGTGCTGCGCGATCGCGCGACGCAGCACCTCGATGCGCGCCTCGACCTCGCGCGCGTTCGGCGCGTTCGGCACGGCGCGCAGGTACGCCTCGAACGCCGCGAGCGCCTCCGCGTCCTGTCGCATGCGGTCGTGCGCGCTGCCGATGTTGAAGAGCAGCATCGAGCGCCCGCTCAGCTCGTACGATCGCTGGAAGTACGAGAGCGCGTCGGAGAACCGGCCCGCCTCGAACGACGTGCGGCCCGCCGCGAAGAGCGCGCGCGCTTCTTCGTCGCGCGAGGTGTCTGCCGGTGGCTGGGCGTCGGCGGGTGGATCGCTCGGAAGCGCGTCCTCGTCGTCCTGGGCACGGACGACGCTCGGCGCGACGAGCAGGGCGACGATCAATGCGAGCGCACGCATCGGCGCGACGATAGCAGCCGCGCGCGAAATCGTGAGCGCGACGGGTCTGCTTGACACGGCGTCCGCGATGGTCGCTAATCGGCGGCTCGAATCCTGTTCTGGCGGACGATTCTTCCGCGAACGGATTCCGGAGCAAGCCTGGCCTCGATGCGGTCGACCTCGCGTTCCACGACGGCTCTCGTCCTCGTTGCGCTGCTCGCGCTCCCCCTCTTCGTCGCGGGATGCGGCGACGACGACGGCTCACCCGACGACGCCAGCGTCGCGGACGCGAGCGTCGCGGACGCCTCACGGCAGGACGCGGGCGACTCCCCCGACGACGCCGCGATGCCCGACGACGCGAGCGCGGGCGAGGACGGAAGCGTCGAGACCACGCTCGCTGTCGACGACGCGTTCGAGATCGCGGTCGGCGCTGCGCGAACCGTCGACGCGCCCGGCGTGCTCGCGAACGACACGCTCGCGGGCGCGACCATCACGGCGTTCGACGCGACCTCGCGGCTCGGCGGCACCGTGGTGCTCTCGGCGGACGGCGGCTTCGTCTACACACCGCCCGCGATCACCGAGGCGCTCCCGGTCGACGACGACTTCACGTACACGCTCGGCACCGCGACCGCGACCGTCACCCTGACGCTCGTCGACGTGCCGGTCGCGAGCCACGACCGCTACGGCACGCTGCCCGACACTGCGCTCACGATCGACGCGCCCGGCGTGCTCGCGAACGACACGCCGAACGGCGCGCACATCGACGCGTTCGACCCGAATTCCACGCAGGGCGGCACCGTCGTGCTCGCCGCCGATGGCAGCTTCGTCTACACGCCCGCCGCGGGCTTCGACGGCGACGACACGTTCCAGTACCGGCTCGCGAACGTCGCGGGCAGCGTCACCGCGACCGTCACGATCGACGTGAGCGCGCGACCGACCGCGGTCGACGATCTCGCGTACGTCGTCGCGCGCGGGGCCACGCTCGAGGTGGACGGCACGACGCACCCGACGCTCCTCGCGAACGACGCGCTCGGCGCACCGCTCGCGGTGATCACGTCGTTCGGCGCGCGCTCGCTCGGCGGGCTCGTGAGCGATCATGCTGCCGGGAGCACCGCGACGGTCGCGGGCAGCAGCGTCACGGTCGACGCGGACGGCACGTTCACGTTCGTCCCCGAGCCCTCGTTCGTCGGAGCGTTCGAGCTCGAGTACCAGCTCGAGAACACGATGGGCAGCTCGGTCGGTGTGGTGCGCATCGACGTGCGTGCTGCGCCGCTCGCGACCGACGACGCGTTCACGGTGCGCGCGGGCGAGACGCTCGACGTCGCCTCGAGCGATCCCTCGTCGCTGCTCGCCGACGACGTGGGCGCGCCGGCGCCGGAGCTCGTCTCGTTCGGCGGCGGTTCGCTCGGCGGGAGCGACACCGATCACGCCGCGGGCGCGAGCGTCACCGTGGGCGCCGACTCGATCACGGTGCGCGCCGACGGCAGCCTCACGTTCGTCGCGGGCGCGAGCTCGGGCGGAGAGGTGACGTTCGACTACGTCATCGCGAACGTCGCCGGTGACGATCGCGGCACGGTGCGCGTGACCGTCGAGCGCGCGCCGGCGATCACGAGCGCGTCGTCGCTCACGCTGCGCGCCGGCAGCGCGACGGGGCTGCCCTTCGCGTTCGTCGCGACCGGCCACCCGACTCCGTCGATCGCCGTCGAGGGCACGCTGCCGAGCGGCGTGACGTTCGACGCGGCGACGTCGTCGCTCGTCGGCACGCCGAGCGCGACCTCGGGCGGCTCGTACCCGCTGACGGTGCGCGCACAGAACGGCGTCGCGCCCGAAGCGACGCAGAGCTTCTCGCTGACCGTCGAGCAGACGCCCGCGATCACCGGCGCCCCGACTGCCATCTTCCGCGTCGGACAGGCGCAGTCGTATTCGTTCGCGACGTCGGGATATCCCGCGCCGACTGCCACCCTGACTGGCACGCTCCCCGACGGGCTCGCGTTCGACGCGGCCGCCCGCACGATCTCGGGCACGCCCGCAGCGGGCACCGCCGGCACGTACCCGGTGACGATCACCGCGAGCAACGGCGTGGGCGCGGACGCGACCCTCGACGTCTCGATCGACGTGCGCGAGTCGCCCGCGATCACCTCGGCGACGTCGGCGACCTTCACGGTGGGCACGCCGGGATCGTTCGTCGTCACCGTGACCGGCACGCCCACGCCCACCGTCTCGATCGGCGGCACGCTGCCCGCGGGGCTCGCGTTCGACCCCGCGACCCGCACGCTGAGCGGCACGCCCGCCGCCGGCACCGGCGGACAGCACGCGCTCACGTTCACCGCGAGCAACGGAGTCGGCACCGCTGCGACGCAGTCGTTCACGCTGACGATCCACGAAGGGCCTGCGCTCACCGGCGCGGCGACCGCGACGTTCACCGTCGGCACGAGCGGCAGCTACGCGTTCACGGTCGCGGGGCATCCCGCCGTCACGCTCGCGGTGACCGGCGCGCTGCCGAGCGGGCTCGCGCTCGACGCTGCGGCGCGACGCATCCAGGGAACGCCCGCGGCGGGCACCGGCGGCACGTATCCGATCACCATCACCGCGACGAACGGCATCGGCGCGGACGCGACGCTCTCGGTCACGATCACCGTGCGCCAGGCGCCGGCGATCACGTCGGCGAGCGCGGCGACGTTCACCGTGGGCACCGCGGGCACGTTCACCGCCACCGCGACCGGCTTCCCCGCGCCCACGCTCGCGCTCACCGGCGTGCTGCCGACCGGCGTCGCCTACGACGCGGCCACGCGCACGCTGAGCGGCACGCCCGCGGCGGGCACCGGCGGCACCTACGCGCTCACGCTCACCGCGAGCAACGGCGTCGGCACCAACGCCACGCAGAGCTTCACGCTCACCGTGAACGAGGCGCCTTCGATCACCGGCACGCCGCCGGGCTCGCTCACCGTCGGCACCGCGTACACGCACACGTTCACGGTGTCGGGCCATCCCGCGCCGACGCTCTCGGTGACCTCCGGCACGCTCCCGCCGGGGCTCTCGCTCGACTCCGCGACTCGCCGCATCACCGGCACGCCGACCACGGCGGGCACGTACTCGAACATCGTCGTGCGCGCGCAGAACGGGATCGGGACCGCCGCGACGATCACGTTCTCGATGACCGTCGTGACGCCGGTCCTGCCGCCCACCGTGACCAACGACTCGTACGGCGTGACCGGCAACGTGCCGATCGACGTGGCGCTCGCGGGCAGCGTGCTCGCGAACGACACGCCCAACGGCGCGACGATCAGCGGCTACGGGCCGAGCTCGGTCGCCGCGTCGACCACCGCGGTCGGCGCGCCGCTCACGACGATGCTCGGAGGTCGCGTCGTGCTGCAGTCCGACGGGACGTTCGTGTACGAGCCGCCCGCCGGCGCGGTCGCGAACGATTCGTTCGCGTACACGATCACCAACGCCGCGGCGTCGGTGATCGCGACGGTCGAGCTGCGCATCCAGAACCGCGTGTGGTTCGTCGACGCAGCCGCGGCCGCCGGTGGGAGCGGCACCCGGGTGCGGCCGGTGCGCAACCTCGGCGAGCTGCCCGCGACGTCGACCGGCGACGTGATCCACGTCGCGAGCGGCACGTATGCGGCGTACACGCTCGGCACGGGCGTGCGCCTGCTCGGGCAGGGCGTCGCGGTGACGTCGGCGCACCTCGGGTTCACGCCGGCGACCTACGCGCGTGCGTTCCCGGCGATGGCGGCCACCGCGCCGCGGATGAGCACGCTGACGCTCGGCGCGAGCACGTACGTGCGGGGCATCGACGTCGTGGTCACGTCCTCGGCGTCCGGGCTCGTCGGGAGCGGGGTGAGCGGCGTCGACGTCGCGTCGGTGTCGGTCACCGCGAGCGGGTCGTACGCGGTGCACCTCGTGAACGTCGGCGGCACGATCGCGCTGCGCTCGGTGAGCGCGAGCGGCGGGACCAACGGCATCGTGATCACCGGCAACACCGGCTCGTTCTCGATCGTCGGCGATGGCACCGGCGCGAACAACGGCTCGGGCGGCACGATCCAGAGCACCACGTCCGACGGCGTGCTCCTCACCAACGCGCGCAACGTGACGCTGCGCTCGCTGATCATCACGAACGTCCCGACGGCGAGCGGCGTGCGTGGTGTCGGCGTCGACGGGCTCACGCTCGAGGGCGTGCGCGTGACGACGACCGCGACCGCGCTCGACTTCGACGACGCGACCATCGCGAATCCCACGATGCTCAGCGGCGCCGTCGTCATCCGCGGCTGCGAGCTGCGCAACGCGACCACGAGCGCGCTCTCGGTCGTGAACGCCGCCGGGACGATCTCGAGTCTGACGTTCGAGAACAACACCGTCTCGAACGTCACGCTCACCGCGGTGCGCATCGAGATCCTCGGTGCGGCGCGCGCCGACAACATCTTCGTGCGCGCCAACACCATGACGATGGTCGGATTCGACATCGGCGCGAACGGCGTCGCGATCGTGGTCGCGGACGATCTCGATCCGGTGATCGAGACGCCCTACGCGCGCGTGGTGATCGAGAACAACTCGATCTCCGGCACGAGCGGCTACGCGGTGTGGCTCCGCTCGGTCGAGGTCGACGGCACGCTCGCGCTCGTGCTGCGCGACAACACGCTCGCGATGCCGACCGGCGGTGTCGCCGGCGTGCGCGTGCAGTCGGGCACGGCCGCGAGCGGGCTCAGCTCCGTGTGCGCACAGATGTCGGGCAACCGCGGCACCTCGGGCTTCTCGCTCCGACTCGAGGCGGGCGACCGCTTCGGGATCGTCGGCCTCGTCAGCTCGACGCCCAGCAGCGTGGTGTCGCACGTGCAGTCGCAGAATCCGCAGGGCGGCACCGTCACGCTCTCCGGTGCGACGGCGAGCTTCATCTCTTGTGTCGCGCCCTGAGCACCCGAGTCTCGTCGAGAAGAGAGGAAGTCGATGGCCGAGCCTTTCCTGTCCGAGATCCGAATCATGGCGTTCAACTTCGCGCCTCGCGGCTGGGCGCAGTGCAACGGGCAGATCGTGGCGATCAACCAGAACCAGGCGCTCTTCGCGCTGCTGGGCACCTACTACGGCGGAGACGGGATCACGACGTTCGCGCTGCCCGATCTGCGCGGCCGCGTCCCGCTGCACAGCGGCAACGGGCTCAACGTCGGCCAGCGCGGAGGTGCAGCCGCGCACACGCTGATCATGAGCGAGCTCCCCGCGCACACGCACGCGCTCAGCGCGCGCACCGAGGTCGCGACCGAGTTCGTGCCGAGGGCCGGAGCGACGCTCGCGACGAGCCGTGGACAGCCGGCGTACTCGACGGCGACGAGCCCGCTCGTGCCGATGGCGGCGAGCGCGATCGCGACCGCGGGCAGCTCGCAGCCTCACGAGAACCGTCAGCCCCATCTCGCGCTCACGTTCTGCATCGCGCTGCAGGGCATCTTCCCGAGCCGGAGCTGAGAGGAGAGTCGATGTCGGATCCGTACATGGGTGAGATTCGGCTCTTCGCGGGCAACTTCGCGCCCGTGGGATGGGCGTTCTGCGATGGGCGCATCATGGCGATCGCCGAGAACGACGCGCTCTTCTCGCTGCTCGGCACGACGTACGGCGGCGACGGCGTGAGCTCGTTCGCGCTGCCCGACTTGCGTGGGCGCGTGCCGGTGCACGTCGGCAACGGATACGTGCTCGGCGAGGCCGCGGGCGTGGAGACCGTGACGCTGACCACGGCGCAGATCCCCGCGCACACCCACACGCTCTTCGCGAGCGACACGACGGCGAGCACCACGAGCCCCACGAACGCGCTGCTGGCGGCGCTGCCGAGCGCGGCCGCGACGGCGTACGGCGCCGACGCGCCCTTCGTGGCGTCGTCTGCGTCGCAGCTCGCGCCGGCGGGTGGCTCGCAGCCGCACGACAACATGCAGCCGTACGTCGCGCTGAACTACATCATCGCGATCTACGGCATCTACCCGTCACAGTCCTGAGCGGAGCGAGACCATGTCGGAACCCTTCCTCGCCGAAGTGCGCATGTTCGCCCTCAACTTCGCGCCGCGGGGTTGGGCGGTCTGCAACGGGCAGCTCATGGCGATCTCCCAGAACACCGCGCTCTTCGCGCTGCTCGGCACGACGTACGGCGGAGACGGGCGCAGCACGTTCGGATTGCCGAACCTCCAGGGCGCGGCGTCGATGGGCGCGGGGCAGGGTCCGGGGCTCACGCCGCGTTCGCTCGGGGAGACCGGCGGGAGCGCGACCGTGACGCTGCTGGCGTCGGAAGTGCCGTCGCACGGCCACGCAGCCTCGTTCTCGCGCGCGGAGAGCTACGAGGGTCATCCCGGCGGCGCTCACGCGGCGATGACGCAGGGTGGGCTCGCGCTCTACGCGCCCGCGGGCGCGAGCTCGCCGGTGACCGCGATGAGCCCGATGGCCGTCGGTGTCAGCGGCAGCTCGCTGCCGCACAACAACATGATGCCGTACCTCGCGATCACGTTCTGCATCGCGCTCCAGGGCATCTTCCCGCAGCGTCCATGAGCGCCGAGCGCTACGTCGAGCTCGCGCTCGACCCGATGTCGCGCGTGACGCTGCGGCCGATCACCGACGCGGATCGTCCGTTCCTCGAGCGGCTCTACGCGTCGACGCGGGAAGAAGAGCTGCGCGTCGTGCCGTGGAGCCACGCGCAGAAGGCAGCGTTCCTCGCGTCGCAGTACGCGCTCCAGCACGCGCACTACCAGCAGCACTACGCGGGCGCGCGATTCGACGTGATCGAAGAGGATGGAAAGCCGATCGGGCGGCTCTACCTCGCGCGCCTGGAGCGAGACATCCGCATCGTCGACATCGCGCTGATCTCCTCGCATCGGGGCCGCGGCATCGGTGCGACGCTGATCGAGCGCGTGATCGCGCGCGCCACGAAGGAAGGCGCGAGCGTGACGATCCACGTCGAGCGCAACAACCCCGCGCTGCGCCTCTACGAGCGGCTCGGGTTCCGCGTCGAGGAAGATCGCGGCGTGTATCTCTTCCTCGCGCACCCGGCGGGGCGCGCATGATCGAGCGACTCGACGTCTCGCGATATCGCGCGCTCGAGGGCGCCGAGTTCACGCTCGCGCCGCTCTCCGAGAGCGAGGGTTGGGCGCTCTCGCTCAGGTTGGAGTCGGTGCGCGATCTCGGCGCGCGTGATGGTCTGTCTTGCTATTCGCTCCTCTTCGCGCAGCGAGAGGGGGAGTCGTACGCGCCGCAGGGCACGTATCGACTGACGTGCTCCGCGCTCGGCGAGCAGGTCGTGCTCGTCGTGCCGGTCGGGCCGGGACCGGGCACGCGCATGCGATACGAAGTGATCTTCAACTGAGGGAGGGCCCGTGATCCGTAGAACGTTCTTCCGAGCCGTGCTCTCGAGCGGCGCTGCGCCGCTCCTGCTCTCGTCCGTGGGATGCGCGGGCGAGCCTTCGGCGCGCGTCTCGAGCGGCCCATCGGGGCGCATCGACGGGCTCGGGCGCGTGCTCGAGGTGGATCGCTTCGCGCGCACCGTGCGGGTGCGCGACGAGCGCGGCGCGGAGCTCGCGGTGGGCACGTTCCTCGACCCCGTGGACGCGGTGGGGCTGGACGACGGAACGATCGTGGTCGCCGACACGGCGCGCGGCATCGTCGAGCTCGACGCGGCGCTGCACGAGCGGCGCGTGGTGCGCGCGGCGGGTGAGCGCGACGGGCTCCACCGGCCGGCGGCGCTGATCGACGACGGAGCGCGCGGACTGCTGATCGCCGATGGCTACGCGCATCGCGTGATCGGGCTCTCGCTCGGCGGCGCGGTGACCGCGTCGTACGGCGCGCCCCGCGGGAGCGATCGCCCGCTCAACGGCCCCGCGGATCTCGCGGTCGACGCGCTCGATCACATCCACGTCGTCGACGCGGGGAACGCGCGCGTGCGCATCTTCGCGCGCAGCGGCGCGGTGATCGCCGACTACGACGCGGGCGGCGCGATGCGCGTCCCGCGCTCGATCGCGATCACGCCCGAGGGGCGCGTCTACGTCGCGGACGCGGTCGCGTCGGCAGTGTTCGCGCTCGACCTCGAGGGCCGGCTGCTCGAGACCATCACGATGCGCGACGCGATCCCCGGCGAGGTGCGCGCGTCGATCGACGGCGTCGCGATCGTGCCCCTCGCGGCGTGATCACGACACGTGGAGCAGATCTGCGAGCGAGCGGCGCTCGTGGATCCGACGGATCGCATCGGCGAGCAGCGGTGCGATGCTCGCGACGTGCTCGGGCAGCCCGCTCGCGTCGTGCGCCACGCTGTCGGTGAGCACGACGTGGGCGGGGGCGAGCTTCGCGAGCCGCTCGCGCGCGGGCCCGACCAGGAGACCGTGCGTCGCGGCGACGATCGCGGGCGCGGTGCAGCCGTGCGCGCGGAGGGCTTCGATCGACGCGACGATCGTGCTGCCCGTCGAGATCATGTCGTCGACGAGGATCGGCGTCCGCCCCGCGACGTCGCCGGTGATGCCGTGGGTCTCGACCTGACGCCCGCTGATGCGCGTCTTGTGCACGACCGCGACCGGACGATGGAGGCGTCGCGCGAACGCGTCCGCGCGCTTCGCGCCGCCGAGATCGGGCGCGACGATCACCGCGTCCTCGGGCGCGCGCGCCGCGAGCGCGGCGACGACGGTCGGGATCGCGCTGAGGTGATCGACCGGCATCGGCAGCAGGCCCTCGACGCCCGGCGTGTGCAGGTCGACGGTGATCGCGCGATCGAAGCGCGCGCATCCGATCAGATCGCCGACCAGCCGCGCTGCGAGCGGCTGGCCTTCACCCGTGCGGCGATCGGCGCGCGCGTAGCCGAAGTACGGGATCACCGCGACGGTCCGCGCTGCGCCCGCACGCCGCGCCGCGTCGCCGAGCAGCACGAGCTCGAGCAGCGAGTCGCCCACCGGCGGTGCGGTCGGCTGCACGACGAACACGTCGCAGCCGCGCAGCGTGCCGCCGAGCTCCACGCGGATCTCGCCGTCGGGGAAGCGCTCGGCGATGCATGGATGACGGTCGACCCCGAGCGCGCTCGCGATGGCGTCGCCGAGGGTGGGGTTCGCGGTGCCGACGACGAGTGCGAGGCTCATGGCGCGCGAGGGTAGATCAGGATCACGGCCGCAGCGCGGCCCAGATCACGCAGGCCCACCCGGCCATCAAGAAGAGCCCCCCGAACGGCGTCACCGCGCCGAGCCATCGCACGCCGGTGATCGTCATCGTGTAGAGCGAGCCCGAGAACACGACGATCCCCGCCGCGAAGCAGAGCCCGGCCACGCGCGCGCCGAGGCCCTCGCCGCGCGACGCGAGCCACGCGCAGAGCCCGATCGCGAGCGCGTGCATCAGGTGGTAGCGCGCCGCGGTCTCCCACCACTCGAGCCGTCGCGCTGCGTCCTCGAGCCCTTCGAGCGAGCGACGCAGGCCGTGCGCGCCGAACGCGCCGAGGCCCACGCCGAGG is a window encoding:
- a CDS encoding DUF423 domain-containing protein; its protein translation is MDRVLVILSGVFGFLGVGLGAFGAHGLRRSLEGLEDAARRLEWWETAARYHLMHALAIGLCAWLASRGEGLGARVAGLCFAAGIVVFSGSLYTMTITGVRWLGAVTPFGGLFLMAGWACVIWAALRP